Proteins found in one Haloferax litoreum genomic segment:
- the nreA gene encoding DNA repair protein NreA, producing the protein MRLDEFMDIERDERAERRRLAEEKSYGILDHLETFQDRFEETVQGDSLYGGVSPSIFVGRSNYPRVSTGILSPVGHDEDADTFETSAAWYDEGVSISDVFQRRTSLLNSNRGTKVTNVADSWDGFLGTQREVAIADRPVTVEIGLDGKPELDLDAHSDDVATPVGPRARARSADLAENPHVPRAVEKTLEDDDWNAQGAMTYLYRRGFDVYDINTILSAGALGQTQQRRLVPTRWSITAVDDTLGKYLRGTVKHAETIDGVEIYRNEFLGNAFWVILAPGRWEFELVEMKAPGSVWNPDPEAGMYLAADSEGYEGRTSYVNETAGAYHASRLGVLEHLHDRGRQAKALVLRHVSDEYWGPVGVWQIRESIRHAFEGDKADAETFGGAVRDVTNYLPVSLGDLRRKSTMAAGLQTNIFDFG; encoded by the coding sequence ATGCGGCTCGACGAGTTCATGGACATCGAGCGAGACGAACGCGCCGAGCGACGGCGTCTCGCCGAAGAGAAGTCCTACGGCATCCTCGACCACCTCGAGACGTTTCAAGACCGGTTCGAGGAGACGGTCCAAGGCGACTCGCTCTACGGCGGCGTCTCGCCGTCCATCTTCGTCGGACGGTCGAACTACCCGCGCGTCTCGACGGGCATCCTCTCGCCTGTCGGCCACGACGAGGACGCCGACACGTTCGAGACGAGTGCCGCGTGGTACGACGAAGGCGTGAGTATCTCGGACGTGTTCCAGCGCCGCACGTCGCTTCTCAACTCGAACCGCGGCACGAAGGTGACGAACGTCGCAGACTCGTGGGACGGATTCCTCGGTACTCAGCGCGAAGTCGCCATCGCCGACAGACCCGTCACGGTCGAAATCGGCCTCGACGGGAAACCCGAGTTGGACCTCGACGCACACTCCGACGACGTGGCGACGCCCGTCGGTCCCCGGGCCCGTGCTCGGTCTGCTGACCTCGCCGAGAACCCACACGTCCCACGGGCGGTAGAAAAGACGCTCGAAGACGACGACTGGAACGCACAGGGGGCGATGACGTACCTCTACCGACGCGGGTTCGACGTGTACGACATCAACACGATTCTGTCGGCGGGTGCGCTCGGCCAGACCCAACAACGCCGTCTCGTCCCGACGCGCTGGTCGATTACCGCAGTGGACGACACACTCGGGAAGTACCTCCGTGGCACGGTCAAGCACGCAGAGACCATCGACGGCGTCGAAATCTACCGAAACGAGTTCCTCGGAAACGCCTTCTGGGTCATCCTCGCGCCGGGTCGCTGGGAGTTCGAGTTGGTCGAGATGAAAGCGCCGGGAAGCGTCTGGAACCCCGACCCTGAGGCGGGGATGTACCTCGCCGCGGACAGCGAAGGGTACGAGGGGCGCACCTCGTACGTGAACGAGACGGCCGGCGCGTACCACGCCTCTCGGTTGGGTGTCCTCGAACACCTCCACGACCGAGGAAGGCAGGCGAAGGCGCTCGTCCTTCGACACGTCTCCGACGAGTACTGGGGGCCGGTCGGCGTCTGGCAGATTCGTGAGTCGATTCGGCACGCCTTCGAGGGTGACAAAGCCGATGCAGAGACGTTCGGCGGTGCAGTTCGCGACGTGACCAACTACTTACCCGTCTCACTGGGTGACCTCCGCCGGAAGTCCACGATGGCCGCCGGTCTCCAGACCAACATCTTCGACTTCGGTTAG
- a CDS encoding transcription initiation factor IIB → MKRPTRQREREYDRTRWGGESEDDEVTDEDEIDLDNLDPDEVVRTADGELIHEETGIIIEEERIDPGPEWRAFNHSERQSKSRVGAPTTKTMHDKGLTTTIDWKDKDAYGRSISSEKRSQMHRLRKWQERIRTKDAGERNLQFALSEIDRMASALGVPRSVREVASVIYRRALNEDLIRGRSIEGVATATLYAACRKEGIPRSLEEIAEVSRVERKEIGRTYRYVSQELSLEMRPVDPKKYVPRFSSELDLSKEVRSKANEIIETTAEQGLLSGKSPTGFAAAAIYAASLLCNEKKTQREVADVAQVTEVTIRNRYQEQIEAMGIHA, encoded by the coding sequence ATGAAACGGCCCACACGCCAGCGGGAACGCGAGTACGACCGGACTCGATGGGGAGGCGAGTCGGAAGATGACGAAGTGACAGACGAAGACGAGATAGACCTCGACAACCTCGACCCGGACGAAGTCGTTCGGACTGCGGACGGTGAGTTAATCCACGAAGAGACAGGAATCATCATCGAAGAAGAACGAATCGACCCCGGCCCGGAGTGGCGTGCGTTCAACCACTCTGAACGACAGTCGAAGTCGCGTGTCGGTGCGCCGACCACCAAGACGATGCACGACAAAGGCCTGACGACGACTATCGACTGGAAGGACAAAGACGCCTACGGCAGGTCGATTTCGTCGGAGAAGCGGTCGCAGATGCACCGTCTTCGAAAGTGGCAAGAGCGCATTCGGACCAAAGACGCCGGCGAGCGGAACCTGCAGTTCGCCCTCAGCGAAATCGACCGCATGGCGTCCGCACTCGGCGTCCCACGGTCCGTACGTGAAGTCGCATCGGTCATCTATCGACGTGCACTCAACGAAGACCTGATTCGGGGACGCTCCATCGAGGGCGTCGCCACCGCGACGCTCTACGCCGCCTGTCGGAAAGAGGGGATTCCGCGCTCACTCGAAGAGATTGCCGAAGTCTCGCGCGTCGAGCGAAAGGAGATTGGTCGAACCTATCGGTACGTCTCCCAAGAACTCAGCTTGGAGATGCGCCCGGTCGACCCGAAGAAGTACGTCCCTCGCTTCTCGTCGGAACTCGACCTCTCGAAGGAAGTCCGGTCGAAGGCGAACGAGATTATCGAGACGACGGCCGAACAAGGCCTCCTCTCGGGGAAGTCACCGACGGGATTCGCCGCCGCCGCAATCTACGCCGCCTCGCTGCTCTGTAACGAGAAGAAGACTCAGCGCGAAGTCGCCGACGTGGCGCAGGTGACGGAAGTCACTATCCGGAATCGCTATCAAGAACAAATCGAAGCGATGGGCATCCACGCCTGA